In Streptomyces capitiformicae, one genomic interval encodes:
- a CDS encoding cytochrome P450, whose product MAVVDSADEQPEQLIPWATGTSGAAWRASDAYAYEQDPVRFLSEAVGRCGDTFRFGRNAVFLGDPDEVHTVLTETGRAFHTGRDILDGFRSSPDEITALWMRGRRAGRAGLTARAASAGAHRMRERIRADLAALAGRPVDAVDQAPGLCSRAALAYCLAEVPDALPARLATAAVRLTGVLNATLPVPAWVPGSAAHRARASVRSLASVLTEAVEERRRGGEGGHGDPDLLDALLTDADASAQDARAALQMIITGTHVVPGAALTWLLAELATRKGLLGSIRAEAAARGMDGELPYATAVVKESLRLHPPVWLMTRDVALPAKVAGYGVGPGDQLIFSPYLLQRDARWWDDPDRFRPERWLDELPARRARRAYIPFSGGARICAGYRLGLLQLTLAVALLATQYTVEIVGDVDLTPTYESVLAPRRLRVRWDPTPAR is encoded by the coding sequence ATGGCGGTCGTCGACTCGGCTGATGAGCAGCCGGAGCAACTCATACCGTGGGCTACCGGTACGTCCGGCGCGGCATGGCGGGCATCGGACGCCTACGCGTACGAGCAGGACCCCGTCAGATTCCTGTCGGAGGCGGTCGGTCGGTGCGGTGACACGTTCCGGTTCGGGCGGAACGCGGTCTTCCTCGGCGACCCGGACGAGGTGCACACAGTTCTCACCGAGACGGGGCGCGCGTTCCACACCGGACGCGACATCCTCGACGGCTTCCGCAGCAGCCCCGACGAGATCACCGCACTGTGGATGCGGGGACGGCGGGCCGGCCGGGCCGGGCTCACGGCACGCGCGGCCTCGGCCGGGGCGCACCGCATGCGCGAGCGGATCCGCGCCGACCTGGCCGCCCTCGCCGGGCGTCCGGTGGACGCGGTCGACCAGGCTCCCGGACTGTGCTCACGCGCGGCGCTCGCCTACTGCCTCGCCGAGGTCCCCGACGCACTGCCCGCCCGCCTCGCGACAGCCGCTGTACGGCTCACCGGCGTCCTGAACGCGACCCTGCCGGTCCCCGCCTGGGTTCCCGGCTCGGCCGCCCACCGCGCCCGTGCGTCCGTACGCTCCCTCGCGAGCGTGCTGACCGAAGCCGTCGAAGAACGCAGGCGCGGCGGCGAAGGCGGGCACGGTGATCCCGACTTGCTGGACGCGCTCCTGACAGACGCCGACGCCTCCGCCCAGGACGCGAGGGCGGCCCTCCAGATGATCATCACCGGCACACATGTGGTCCCAGGCGCCGCGCTCACCTGGCTGCTGGCCGAACTCGCCACCCGGAAAGGGCTGTTGGGGTCCATCCGCGCCGAGGCCGCCGCTCGCGGCATGGACGGCGAACTGCCGTACGCCACCGCCGTGGTCAAGGAATCCCTGCGGCTGCACCCACCGGTCTGGCTGATGACCCGGGACGTAGCCCTCCCCGCCAAGGTCGCCGGGTACGGCGTCGGCCCCGGCGACCAACTGATATTCAGCCCGTACCTTCTCCAGCGCGACGCACGCTGGTGGGACGACCCCGACCGCTTCCGGCCCGAACGCTGGCTGGACGAGTTACCGGCGCGCCGCGCCCGCCGCGCCTACATCCCGTTCAGCGGCGGCGCCCGGATCTGCGCCGGCTATCGGCTCGGCCTTCTCCAACTCACCCTCGCCGTCGCGCTGTTGGCCACCCAGTACACCGTCGAGATCGTGGGTGATGTCGACTTGACCCCGACCTACGAGAGCGTGCTCGCCCCGAGACGCCTGCGAGTGCGGTGGGATCCGACGCCGGCTCGGTGA